Proteins co-encoded in one Cricetulus griseus strain 17A/GY chromosome 1 unlocalized genomic scaffold, alternate assembly CriGri-PICRH-1.0 chr1_1, whole genome shotgun sequence genomic window:
- the Thoc7 gene encoding THO complex subunit 7 homolog isoform X2, giving the protein MLSTLSQCEFSMGKTLLVYDMNLREMENYEKIYKEIECSIAGAHEKIAECKKQILQAKRIRKNRQEYDALAKVIQHHPDRHETLKELEALGKELEHLSHIKESVEDKLELRRKQFHVLLSTIHELQQTLENDDKLSEVDEAQESAMEADPKP; this is encoded by the exons ATGCTGAGCACCCTGTCCCAGTGTGAGTTTTCAATGGGCAAGACTTTGCTGGTGTATGATATGAATCTCAGAGAAATGGAGAATtatgaaaaaatatacaaagaaatag AATGTAGTATTGCCGGAGCACATGAAAAAATTGCTGAATGTAAAAAGCAAATTCTTCAAGCAAAACGAATACGAAAAAATCGACAAG AATATGACGCTTTGGCGAAAGTTATTCAGCATCATCCAGACAGACATGAGACATTAAA GGAGCTAGAGGCTCTGGGCAAAGAATTGGAGCATCTCTCACATATTAAAGAAAGTGTTGAAGATAAG CTGGAATTGAGACGGAAACAATTTCATGTTCTTCTTAGTACCATCCACGAACTTCAACAAACTTTGGaga ATGATGACAAGCTGTCAGAGGTGGACGAAGCTCAAGAAAGTGCCATGGAAGCAGACCCTAAGCCATAG
- the Thoc7 gene encoding THO complex subunit 7 homolog isoform X3 has translation MGAVTDDEVIRKRLLIDGDGAGDDRRINLLVKSFIKWCNSGSQEEGYSQYQRMLSTLSQCEFSMGKTLLVYDMNLREMENYEKIYKEIECSIAGAHEKIAECKKQILQAKRIRKNRQEYDALAKVIQHHPDRHETLKELEALGKELEHLSHIKESVEDKLELRRKQFHVLLSTIHELQQTLENDDKLSEVDEAQESAMEADPKP, from the exons ATGGGAGCCGTGACTGACG ACGAAGTCATACGGAAGCGTCTTCTGATTGATGGAGATGGTGCCGGGGATGACCGGAGAATTAATCTCCTTGTGAAAAGCTTCATCAAATGGTGCAACTCTGGATCCCAAGAGGAGGG ATATAGCCAGTACCAGCGTATGCTGAGCACCCTGTCCCAGTGTGAGTTTTCAATGGGCAAGACTTTGCTGGTGTATGATATGAATCTCAGAGAAATGGAGAATtatgaaaaaatatacaaagaaatag AATGTAGTATTGCCGGAGCACATGAAAAAATTGCTGAATGTAAAAAGCAAATTCTTCAAGCAAAACGAATACGAAAAAATCGACAAG AATATGACGCTTTGGCGAAAGTTATTCAGCATCATCCAGACAGACATGAGACATTAAA GGAGCTAGAGGCTCTGGGCAAAGAATTGGAGCATCTCTCACATATTAAAGAAAGTGTTGAAGATAAG CTGGAATTGAGACGGAAACAATTTCATGTTCTTCTTAGTACCATCCACGAACTTCAACAAACTTTGGaga ATGATGACAAGCTGTCAGAGGTGGACGAAGCTCAAGAAAGTGCCATGGAAGCAGACCCTAAGCCATAG